One segment of Rosa chinensis cultivar Old Blush chromosome 6, RchiOBHm-V2, whole genome shotgun sequence DNA contains the following:
- the LOC112170908 gene encoding pentatricopeptide repeat-containing protein At2g15630, mitochondrial-like, with the protein MINVLCKEGKLNKAKEFLGFMEILGIKTTVVTYNTIIPGFCLRGRVGGAQMIFSAMKGRGVQPDSYTYGLVINGMCKERRLDEASGLFDKMLEIWLLPSAVTYNTLIDGYCNNGDLNRAFGYRDEMVKKGIMPTVSTYNLLIHELFMEGRVGEADCMVQEMEEKEMVPDAITYNILINGNAKKASILRNEMLSKGIEPTKETYTSLYVLSKRKRMNKADDLFEKILCKGVLPDLVMFNALIDGHCANGNMEGAFSLLREMEK; encoded by the coding sequence ATGATTAATGTGTTGTGCAAAGAAGGCAAGTTGAACAAGGCAAAGGAGTTTCTTGGGTTTATGGAGATTTTGGGGATTAAGACTACTGTTGTTACTTACAATACTATCATTCCTGGGTTTTGTCTGAGAGGCAGAGTTGGAGGGGCTCAGATGATCTTTAGTGCTATGAAAGGGAGAGGAGTTCAGCCAGATTCTTACACATATGGATTGGTTATTAATGGGATGTGTAAGGAGAGAAGACTTGATGAAGCGTCTGGTCTTTTTGATAAAATGCTGGAAATTTGGCTGCTTCCGAGTGCTGTTACTTATAACACATTGATTGACGGTTATTGCAATAACGGTGATCTAAACAGGGCTTTCGGTTATAGAGATGAGATGGTGAAGAAGGGTATAATGCCGACGGTGTCAACTTACAATTTGTTGATTCATGAATTGTTTATGGAAGGTAGGGTGGGTGAAGCTGATTGTATGGTTCAAGAAATGGAAGAGAAGGAAATGGTTCCTGATGCCATTACGTATAATATCCTGATTAATGGGAATGCAAAGAAAGCATCTATCCTTCGCAATGAAATGTTGAGTAAAGGGATAGAACCCACTAAGGAAACTTATACATCGCTTTATGTTTTGAGTAAAAGGAAGAGAATGAATAAGGCAGATGACTTGTTTGAGAAGATACTGTGTAAGGGTGTTCTGCCGGATCTTGTGATGTTCAATGCCTTGATTGATGGTCATTGTGCTAATGGGAATATGGAGGGTGCATTTTCACTTTTGAGGGAGATGGAAAAATGA
- the LOC121049957 gene encoding uncharacterized protein LOC121049957 yields MDCDLSEEGVESFHSIYERLSSYLVEKEAYDRIATLEVVDEELSNQEREDEIDIQLAPAALDDTPPKVRDPIKKINLGTVDEPMEVAISKIQPFSPLLKLQGQNEFVWEPKHQEAFDRIKSYLASPPVLIPPRAGFPLKLYMSAAEASIGSLLAQDDEAGIEHAIFYLSRTLTDCETRYTPMEKLCLTLYFSACKLRHYMLSFTTCIIAQTDLVKYMLSRPILRGRIGKWVLALSEFSLQNLPQKVVKGQAIADFLAHHPMLEIPAMKELEIASATAIRPDLARIPEYAVWYQATISLQPWAEYEALIIGLEVLLELGVRDVQIRGNSQLVINQLQEKYRCVSWLLVPYLNRAIELLDQFVNADLEYIPRECNFAANELAQLATGVTLKYGVRERILKVERRTLPSWLARPDPPDDLVVAVLEPIDVDWHILLIDYLKRPDPTVDRKIRFLALNYFLRGDKLRRREEDGIDFRCVYGRKAKRLMREAHTGICGAHQAGPKMRWLIRRHGYYWLSILKDCIAFTKGCEDCQAHGLVQHVPNIPMQPIIKPWPARGWALDLIGMIHPHSSLQHKFIIVATDFFTKWVEAEPLKEASGTTIR; encoded by the exons ATGGATTGCGACCTCTCAGAGGAGGGGGTAGAGTCCTTCCACTCGATATACGAACGACTGTCATCAtacttagtggaaaaagaggcttatgATCGAATCGCGACCTTGGAGGTCGTCGATGAAGAGCTCTCTAATCAAGAGCGAGAGGACGAAATAGACATTCAGCTTGCTCCGGcagcgctggacgatacacctcccAAAGTCAGAGACCCTATTAAGAAGATCAATCTGGGAACAGTGGACGAGCCaatggaagtggctatca gtaaaatccaacCCTTCTCGCCATTGCTGAAGTTACAGGGGCAGAATGAGTTCGtttgggagcctaaacatcaagaggctttcgacagaatTAAGAGCTACCTAGCGAGCCCACCAGTGCTCATTCCGCCGAGGGCCGGATTTCCATTGAAGTTATATATGTCAGCGGCCGAAGCTTCTATTGGCAGTTTGCTCGCTCAGGATGATGAAGCGGGTATTGAGCATGCTATATTCTACCTAAGCAGGACACTGACAGACTGTGAGACAAGGTACACTCCTATGGAGAAGCTGTGTCTGACTTTGTAtttctcagcatgcaagttgcggcactacatgttatcctttactacctgCATCATTGCCCAAACTGACTTGGTCAAATACATGCTGTCGCGGCCTATTTtaagaggccgcattggcaagtgggtactGGCCCTTTCCGAGTTTTCATTACAAAACTTACCTCAAAAAGTTGTAAAGGGCCAGGCCATCGCGGATTTTCTGGCACATCATCCTATGTTGGAGATACCCGCGATGAAGGAATTAGAAATAGCGTCCGCCACTGCGATTCGACCAGATTTGGCTCGCATCCCAGAGTACGCAGTATGGTACCAAGCCACAATCTCCTTGCAACCCTGG GCAGAATACGAGGCTCTTATTATCGGGCTTGAAGTTTTATTGGAGCTAGGGGTGAGGGATGTTCAGATCCGCGGCAACTCTCAGCTTGTGATAAATCAGCTTCAGGAAAAATACAGATGTGTCAGCTGGTTGCTCGTACCGTACTTGAACCGCGCCATTGAGCTTCTGGATCAATTTGTCAATGCCGATTTGGAGTACATCCCTCGCGAGTGCAATTTCGCGGCCAATGAGCTCGCTCAACTGGCCACAGGTGTTACATTGAAGTATGGGGTTCGCGAGCGTATTCTGAAAGTTGAACGTCGCACACTACCCTCATGGCTCGCACGGCCTGATCCGCCTGATGACCTAGTGGTCGCGGTGCTAGAACCTATTGATGTTGATTGGCACATCTTGTTGATCGATTATCTCAAGCGACCAGACCCCACAGTCGACAGGAAGATTCGCTTTCTCgccttaaattacttcctcaggggTGATAAGCTGCGACGACGTGAggaagatggcatagacttccgTTGTGTCTATGGCCGCAAAGCAAAACGACTAATGCGTGAAGCGCACACAGGGATATGTGGAGCTCATCAAGCGGGACCTAAGATGCGATGGCTTATTAGGCGACATGGTTATTACTGGCTCAGCATTTTAAAGGATTGCATTGCATTCACCAAAGGATGTGAAGACTGTCAAGCACATGGTCTAGTCCAGCATGTCCCCAacattcccatgcaacctataATTAAGCCTTGGCCTGCACGCGGctgggcattggacttgattgggatgatccacCCCCATTCTTCTCTCCAacataagttcatcatcgtGGCTACTGACTTCTTCACCAAATGGGTCGAAGCTGAGCCTTTAAAGGAGGCCTCTGGCACCACCATTCGCTAG
- the LOC121049741 gene encoding uncharacterized protein LOC121049741, which translates to MQFPIKQLKSLHEPPAAESPGPAEETAIAAEVPVADPAEPIGEDMVTQEPALHAPEVGERVNAEPEPEAVPIIEPQEAPAAAAIPDPLPEPPSRLERLVRVLKVAPPRVIDEARGGLQRLLSPDILLPGASASAQEYLMVLRRERTITETEFTEIYELLQNLPELINERTAATAQARQAQAHYRGLAQQTDASRDLLGDRAILVRDLRITQNHLRTQIQELQAQLTAVTAQLEHEEPLLEQPLAAFEALSETLAQAREAA; encoded by the exons ATGCAATTTCCTATAAAGCAACTCAAGAGCCTGCACGAGCCTCCGGCCGCAGAG AGTCCTGGTCCTGCTGAGGAAACAGCTATCGCTGCGGAAGTACCTGTCGCTGATCCTGCTGAACCAATTGGTGAAGACATGGTGACTCAGGAGCCTGCCCTCCATGCTCCTGAAGTGGGAGAACGGGTAAATGCCGAACCAGAGCCGGAAGCGGTTCCTATTATAGAGCCTCAGGAGGCCCCAGCTGCTGCTGCTATTCCAGATCCACTGCCTGAGCCCCCTTCCAGATTGGAAAGGCTTGTTCGCGTCCTCAAAGTGGCCCCTCCAAGAGTTATAGATGAAGCGCGGGGTGGGCTACAACGACTTCTGAGCCCCGACATCTTACTGCCGGGTGCGTCTGCCAGCGCCCAGGAATACTTGATGGTTCTTCGCCGCGAGCGAACCATCACTGAGACTGAGTTCACCGAGATATATGAGCTACTACAAAATCTCCCTGAGCTGATTAATGAGAGAACGGCCGCAACTGCGCAAGCCAGGCAAGCTCAGGCCCACTACCGGGGCCTCGCGCAACAGACAGATGCTTCTCGCGACCTCTTAGGAGATAGGGCCATCCTCGTTAGAGATTTGCGGATCACTCAAAATCATCTTCGGACCCAAATCCAGGAACTCCAAGCCCAATTGACTGCGGTGACGGCCCAGCTTGAACATGAGGAACCTCTGCTAGAGCAACCCTTAGCGGCCTTTGAAGCATTGTCTGAAACCTTGGCTCAAGCCCGCGAAGCAGCCTGA